A genomic region of Castor canadensis chromosome 16, mCasCan1.hap1v2, whole genome shotgun sequence contains the following coding sequences:
- the LOC109675322 gene encoding LOW QUALITY PROTEIN: vomeronasal type-1 receptor 4-like (The sequence of the model RefSeq protein was modified relative to this genomic sequence to represent the inferred CDS: inserted 1 base in 1 codon): MAFRELSIGIVLLSQIVLGILGNFSLLYYYLFLYFTGHRLKLTDLIISHLMVANSLTLLSRGIPQTMEAFGLKFFLSDIGCKLVFYLHRVGRGVSISSTCLLSVFQAIKISPRNSRWAELKVKAPKYIGFCIFLCWVLQMLLNITSPIYVTGKWDNRNATMRKDLGFCSAEQTDIITVSLYAVLLLFPDISSLGVMIWASSFMVFILYRHRQKVQHIHKTNIFPRSFPESRATQRILILVNIFVXFYFISAIIQVCISHSYKPSWLLVKISAPISVSFPTFYPFLLT; encoded by the exons ATGGCTTTCAGGGAGCTATCAATAGGAATAGTCCTCTTGTCACAGATTGTACTTGGAATCCTTggaaatttctctcttctttactaTTATCTCTTCCTTTACTTCACTGGGCACAGGTTAAAACTGACAGATTTGATTATCAGTCACTTGATGGTAGCCAATTCTTTAACCCTTCTCTCTAGAGGAATTCCCCAGACAATGGAAGCTTTTGGGTTGAAATTTTTCCTAAGTGACATTGGGTGCAAACTTGTTTTCTATCTTCACAGAGTGGGCAGGGGTGTGTCCATCAGCAGCACCTGCCTCTTGAGTGTCTTCCAGGCCATCAAGATCAGTCCAAGAAACTCCAGGTGGGCAGAACTTAAAGTGAAAGCTCCCAAGTATATTGGCTTCTGTATTTTCTTATGTTGGGTCCTGCAAATGTTGCTAAATATTACTAGCCCTATATATGTGACAGGCAAATGGGATAACAGAAATGCCACAATGAGAAAGGACTTGGGATTCTGTTCTGCAGAACAAACTGATATAATCACAGTATCATTGTATGCGGTATTATTACTGTTCCCTGATATTTCAAGTTTAGGGGTCATGATCTGGGCCAGCAGTTTCATGGTATTCATCCTGTACAGGCACAGGCAGAAGGTTCAGCACATTCATAAGACCAACATCTTTCCTCGTTCTTTTCCTGAGTCCAGAGCTACCCAAAGAATCCTAATCCTTGTGAACATCTTCG TCTTTTACTTCATCTCTGCCATCATCCAAGTCTGTATTTCTCATTCTTATAAACCAAGTTGGTTGCTGGTGAAAATTTCTGCCCCCATCTCTGTGAGTTTTCCAACATTCTACCCCTtt CTGCTGACATAA
- the LOC109675324 gene encoding vomeronasal type-1 receptor 4-like: MAFRELSIGIVLLSQIVLGILGNFSLLYYYLFLYFTGHRLKLTDLIISHLMVANSLTLLSRGIPQTMEAFGLKFFLSDIGCKLVFYLHRVGRGVSISSTCLLSVFQAIKISPRNSRWAELKVKAPKYIGFCIFLCWVLQMLLNITSPIYVTGKWDNRNATMRKDLGFCSAEQTDIITVSLYAVLLLFPDISSLGVMIWASSFMVFILYRHRQKVQHIHKTNIFPRSFPESRATQRILILVNIFVSFYFISAIIQVCISHSHKPSWLLVKISAPISVCFPTFYPFVFMSHCFSVSRVFVRIRNTKPPDFARNT; this comes from the coding sequence ATGGCTTTCAGGGAGCTATCAATAGGAATAGTCCTCTTGTCACAGATTGTACTTGGAATCCTTggaaatttctctcttctttactaTTATCTCTTCCTTTACTTCACTGGGCACAGGTTAAAACTGACAGATTTGATTATCAGTCACTTGATGGTAGCCAATTCTTTAACCCTTCTCTCTAGAGGAATTCCCCAGACAATGGAAGCTTTTGGGTTGAAATTTTTCCTAAGTGACATTGGGTGCAAACTTGTTTTCTATCTTCACAGAGTGGGCAGGGGTGTGTCCATCAGCAGCACCTGCCTCTTGAGTGTCTTCCAGGCCATCAAGATCAGTCCAAGAAACTCCAGGTGGGCAGAACTTAAAGTGAAAGCTCCCAAGTATATTGGCTTCTGTATTTTCTTATGTTGGGTCCTGCAAATGTTGCTAAATATTACTAGCCCTATATATGTGACAGGCAAATGGGATAACAGAAATGCCACAATGAGAAAGGACTTGGGATTCTGTTCTGCAGAACAAACTGATATAATCACAGTATCATTGTATGCGGTATTATTACTGTTCCCTGATATTTCAAGTTTAGGGGTCATGATCTGGGCCAGCAGTTTCATGGTATTCATCCTGTACAGGCACAGGCAGAAGGTTCAGCACATTCATAAGACCAACATCTTTCCTCGTTCTTTTCCTGAGTCCAGAGCTACCCAAAGAATCCTAATCCTTGTGAACATCTTCGTGTCATTTTACTTCATCTCTGCCATCATCCAAGTCTGTATTTCTCATTCTCATAAACCAAGTTGGTTGCTGGTGAAAATTTCTGCCCCCATCTCTGTGTGTTTTCCAACATTCTACCCCTTTGTGTTCATGAGCCATTGCTTCAGTGTATCCAGGGTCTTTGTCCGAATAAGGAATACAAAACCACCTGACTTTGCAAGAAATACATAA